From one Microbacterium sp. 10M-3C3 genomic stretch:
- a CDS encoding DUF6112 family protein, translating into MNIDINPNDSGLPGIAQLRTIVGAVMTVGLILSVLALIVSAIVWGFGANSSNPHLASRGKVGVLVSCGAAILCGASVTLINFFWNVGQQV; encoded by the coding sequence ATGAACATCGACATCAACCCGAACGACAGCGGGCTTCCTGGGATCGCCCAGTTGCGCACGATTGTCGGCGCCGTGATGACGGTCGGTCTGATCCTCAGCGTCCTGGCCTTGATCGTCAGCGCGATCGTGTGGGGCTTCGGCGCGAACAGCTCGAACCCCCATCTCGCCTCACGCGGCAAGGTCGGCGTGCTCGTCTCCTGCGGCGCCGCGATCCTGTGCGGTGCGTCGGTCACCCTCATCAACTTCTTCTGGAACGTCGGCCAGCAGGTCTGA
- a CDS encoding ATP-binding protein produces MSARQEPERLHTAVLVSPATERRRLRKQRRQAAARLEAERRTAERESAQARADAARREQQATTLLPAAGETGTGALRTPGRFRLPRHQDTSATLAGAYPFVAEGGLGADGVFVGQDLYSGGSFVYDPWVLYARGLITAPNIVLAGIVGSGKSSLAKSLYTRSLPFGRRVYVPGDPKGEHTAVAEAVGGRAVVLGHGLSTRLNPLDEGHRPSGLSDEQWASTVASRRRDLIGALAETVLARALTPLEHTAIDLALTETVRANSVPILPMIVDRILDPGHDADERLAEDGRLVGHALRRLVAGDLAGLFDGPSTVRFDPSLPMISLDLSRVTENSTLISVLMTCSSAWMESALLDPNGGQRWVIYDEAWRLMSHPALLKRMDAHWRLARHYGIANMLLFHKLTDLDNVGDQGSAMRSLANSLLANAETRIVYRQESDQLGATAQALGLTGTEQKLLPGLGVGQGLWRIKDRSFVTQHQLHPAELELFRTDARYLQTGRGGAS; encoded by the coding sequence GTGAGCGCGCGACAGGAGCCGGAGCGGCTGCATACCGCGGTGCTCGTGTCTCCGGCTACGGAGCGGCGACGCCTGCGGAAGCAACGCCGCCAGGCCGCCGCGCGCCTGGAGGCCGAACGCCGCACCGCCGAGCGCGAGAGCGCCCAGGCAAGAGCCGACGCCGCGCGCCGCGAACAACAGGCCACCACCCTGCTGCCTGCCGCAGGAGAGACCGGAACTGGCGCACTGCGCACCCCGGGCCGGTTCCGCCTGCCCCGCCACCAGGACACCAGTGCGACGCTGGCGGGAGCGTATCCGTTCGTCGCGGAAGGGGGGCTCGGCGCGGACGGCGTGTTCGTCGGCCAAGACCTCTACTCCGGCGGGAGCTTCGTCTACGACCCGTGGGTGCTGTACGCGCGGGGGCTGATCACCGCTCCGAACATCGTGCTGGCCGGGATCGTCGGCTCCGGGAAGTCGTCGCTGGCGAAGTCGCTCTACACGCGCAGCCTGCCGTTCGGGCGGCGTGTGTATGTGCCGGGCGATCCCAAAGGCGAGCACACGGCCGTGGCCGAAGCCGTCGGCGGACGGGCGGTCGTGCTCGGCCACGGGCTGTCGACGCGCCTCAACCCGCTTGATGAGGGTCACCGGCCCAGCGGGCTCTCGGATGAGCAATGGGCGTCGACCGTCGCGTCGCGGCGGCGTGACCTGATCGGCGCGCTCGCGGAGACGGTGCTGGCCCGAGCGTTGACGCCGCTGGAGCACACGGCGATCGACCTCGCCCTCACCGAGACGGTGCGAGCGAATAGCGTCCCGATCCTTCCGATGATCGTCGACCGCATCCTCGACCCGGGGCACGACGCCGACGAACGTCTCGCCGAAGACGGGCGCCTGGTCGGTCACGCCCTGCGCCGCCTCGTCGCCGGTGACCTTGCGGGGCTGTTCGACGGCCCCTCGACGGTGCGGTTCGACCCGTCGTTGCCGATGATCTCCCTCGACCTATCCCGTGTCACGGAGAACTCCACGCTGATCTCGGTGCTGATGACCTGCTCGTCCGCATGGATGGAGTCCGCGCTCCTGGACCCCAACGGCGGGCAGCGGTGGGTCATCTACGACGAGGCATGGCGGCTCATGTCCCACCCCGCGCTGCTGAAACGGATGGACGCACACTGGCGGCTCGCGAGGCACTACGGCATCGCCAACATGCTGCTGTTCCACAAGCTCACCGACCTGGACAACGTCGGCGATCAAGGCTCCGCCATGAGAAGCCTCGCGAACTCGCTGCTCGCCAACGCCGAGACGCGGATCGTCTACCGGCAGGAATCCGACCAGCTCGGCGCGACCGCGCAGGCTCTCGGGCTGACGGGAACCGAGCAGAAACTCCTGCCCGGACTGGGCGTCGGGCAAGGGCTGTGGCGGATCAAGGACAGATCCTTCGTGACGCAACACCAGTTGCACCCCGCTGAGCTCGAACTCTTCCGGACAGACGCCCGCTACTTGCAGACCGGCCGGGGCGGTGCGTCATGA
- a CDS encoding TraM recognition domain-containing protein, translating into MSTPRPAGSLGDELTNFGIGILVAAALLAAVLRGAAALTAWITGLPQPTGGVEAGLGVLLHPLDPAVPLGAPGLNPIAYWATALILLAGTGMIGWSVWRLMREHGRASKSDPYRIAGIATRADVVRNASAKALLRRGSQLRPSVHKPAADDIAYLLGTSRGPGVWASVEDSILLIGPPRSGKGLHVVINMILDAPGAVVTTSTRPDNLTATLRARQAIGPVAVFDPQHLAEGLPAGLRWSPIRGCEDPLTAMIRAAGLAAGTGLSAGGVEGGGFWEGKTRTALQALLHAAALDHRQPAELFRWTLDPSAAADAVAILVGHPRAAAGWAESLQAMIDSDPRTRDSIWQGVSLALAALADPRVLDAVSPGPAEQFDPESFLRAKGTLYLLATGAGANNSSALVAAFVEDLVEAARHIAATSPGARLDPPLLLALDEVGNLAPLPSLPTLMAEGGGTGITTVPVLQSLAQAREKWSENAASAIWDASIVKIILGGASNSRDLNDLSTLIGERDEITDSTTVGDHGSRSAQRSIRRVAIMPPDTIRTLPFGTALVLLRSAPPIVTRLRAWTVRRDAKELRADRAGIERLLERPAPATGDVENAPVGQDEP; encoded by the coding sequence ATGAGCACTCCGAGACCCGCAGGGTCGCTCGGCGACGAGCTGACCAACTTCGGCATCGGCATCCTCGTCGCGGCCGCACTGCTGGCCGCGGTGCTGCGCGGCGCGGCCGCGCTGACCGCATGGATCACCGGGCTCCCGCAGCCGACGGGCGGCGTCGAGGCCGGCCTCGGCGTGCTGCTGCACCCCCTCGACCCCGCCGTCCCGCTGGGCGCCCCCGGGCTCAACCCGATCGCCTACTGGGCCACCGCGCTGATCCTCCTCGCCGGGACCGGGATGATCGGCTGGTCGGTGTGGCGCCTGATGCGCGAGCACGGGCGCGCATCGAAGAGCGACCCGTACCGCATCGCCGGGATCGCCACCCGCGCAGACGTCGTGCGGAACGCCTCGGCCAAGGCGTTGCTGCGTCGTGGCAGCCAGCTGCGCCCCTCGGTGCACAAGCCCGCCGCAGACGACATCGCCTACCTGCTCGGCACCTCACGAGGGCCGGGCGTGTGGGCGAGCGTCGAGGACTCCATCCTCCTCATCGGCCCGCCCCGCTCCGGCAAGGGCCTCCACGTGGTGATCAACATGATCCTCGACGCACCCGGCGCAGTCGTCACCACCTCGACACGACCCGATAACCTCACCGCGACCCTCCGCGCCCGTCAGGCGATCGGGCCCGTCGCGGTGTTCGACCCGCAGCACCTGGCCGAAGGCCTGCCTGCGGGGCTGCGATGGTCACCGATCCGCGGCTGCGAAGACCCGCTGACCGCGATGATCCGCGCCGCCGGACTCGCCGCAGGCACAGGCCTGTCCGCAGGCGGTGTGGAAGGAGGCGGGTTCTGGGAAGGCAAGACCCGCACAGCCCTGCAAGCCCTCCTACACGCTGCGGCTCTCGACCACCGGCAGCCGGCGGAACTGTTCCGCTGGACCCTCGACCCGTCGGCGGCGGCCGATGCGGTGGCGATCCTCGTCGGCCACCCCCGGGCGGCGGCCGGGTGGGCGGAGTCGTTGCAGGCAATGATCGACTCCGACCCCCGCACCCGCGACTCGATCTGGCAAGGCGTCTCCCTGGCGCTGGCCGCGCTCGCCGACCCGCGAGTGCTGGACGCGGTCTCACCGGGGCCTGCCGAGCAGTTCGATCCCGAGTCGTTCCTGCGCGCGAAGGGCACGCTGTATCTGCTGGCGACCGGTGCGGGCGCGAACAACAGCTCGGCGCTGGTGGCGGCCTTCGTGGAAGACCTCGTCGAGGCCGCCCGGCACATCGCCGCCACCAGCCCCGGGGCGCGCCTCGATCCGCCCCTGCTGCTGGCCCTCGATGAGGTCGGCAACCTGGCTCCGCTGCCGTCCCTTCCGACGTTGATGGCCGAAGGTGGCGGCACCGGGATCACCACCGTGCCCGTGCTGCAGTCGCTCGCGCAGGCACGGGAGAAGTGGTCGGAGAACGCGGCCAGTGCGATCTGGGACGCGTCGATCGTGAAGATCATCCTCGGTGGCGCGTCGAACTCGCGGGATCTGAACGACCTGTCGACGTTGATCGGCGAACGCGACGAGATCACCGACTCCACAACGGTCGGCGACCACGGCTCCCGGTCGGCACAACGGTCGATCCGGCGGGTGGCGATCATGCCGCCGGACACGATCAGGACCTTGCCGTTCGGCACTGCGCTCGTGCTGTTGCGCAGCGCCCCGCCGATCGTGACCCGCCTGCGCGCGTGGACGGTCCGCCGCGACGCGAAAGAGCTGCGTGCCGATCGGGCCGGTATCGAGCGGCTTCTCGAACGGCCCGCCCCCGCCACCGGTGATGTCGAGAACGCACCTGTCGGTCAGGACGAACCATAG
- a CDS encoding DUF6112 family protein has product MDVFPDFEGLSGIGDLREVVGGLLTFVLVIAVLMLIVCAIIWAVSSANGNHAAATKARTGVLVAVGAAALAGGGVAWMNWLIGIGEQL; this is encoded by the coding sequence ATGGACGTGTTCCCCGACTTCGAGGGCCTGTCGGGCATCGGCGACCTGCGCGAGGTCGTCGGTGGCCTGCTGACCTTCGTCCTGGTGATCGCCGTGCTCATGCTCATCGTCTGCGCGATCATCTGGGCCGTGTCGTCCGCGAACGGCAACCATGCCGCAGCGACCAAAGCACGCACGGGCGTGCTCGTCGCCGTCGGCGCCGCGGCACTGGCCGGTGGCGGCGTCGCGTGGATGAACTGGCTGATCGGCATCGGCGAACAGCTCTGA
- a CDS encoding PrgI family protein — protein sequence MAASKNETVSELVPVKFSRLARRGVLLGLSLSQLITLAIGVLAIVGALYAGGGQLLAYTAPVWVLSAVLTWVPIAGRPVVEWLPVGCWWLWRTTIGQLIYRRRVVKPRPAGTLALPGDMARLREYEDPETGAGMIHDPHAGTLTAVCEVTHPAFVLLDPGEQERRVSSWGRVLATVCRSGRVATLQVLERTLPDSGTGLAEWWASHGADDGSWASTTYRELIDRAGPAGERHASTISLALDMGAAARQIRTAGGGMRGAAAVLRQEMATLTAALRAADLTPSGWLGTGQIAVILRSAYDPAIAATLERHGQLGQDLATAGPVAVNESWSRLRTDSAHHAVLWVSEWPRSMVYPGFLSPVLLSTGIQRAFSLLCTPLRSDQAARDIRKKKVEHISDMAQRQRIGQIEDAAQTAEYQDVLQQEADLTAGHGVLRYTGLIAVSAPTVDELDAAVAAIEQAAIQASCETRLLVGQQAAAFTAAALPLCRRI from the coding sequence GTGGCTGCCTCGAAGAACGAGACCGTGAGCGAGCTGGTGCCGGTGAAGTTCTCCCGGCTGGCGCGCCGTGGAGTGCTGCTGGGTCTCTCGCTGTCCCAGCTGATCACCCTCGCCATCGGCGTCCTCGCCATCGTCGGGGCCCTCTACGCCGGCGGCGGTCAGCTACTGGCATACACCGCGCCGGTCTGGGTGCTCTCGGCGGTGCTGACGTGGGTGCCGATCGCGGGCCGTCCGGTCGTGGAGTGGCTCCCGGTCGGCTGCTGGTGGCTGTGGCGCACGACCATCGGCCAGCTGATCTACCGGCGCCGGGTCGTCAAGCCGCGTCCGGCGGGAACCCTCGCCCTGCCCGGCGACATGGCACGGTTGCGGGAGTACGAGGACCCCGAGACCGGGGCCGGGATGATCCACGACCCCCACGCGGGCACGCTGACCGCGGTGTGCGAGGTGACGCATCCCGCGTTCGTGCTCCTCGACCCCGGCGAACAGGAACGCCGGGTGTCCTCCTGGGGGCGTGTGCTCGCGACGGTGTGCCGTTCCGGTCGCGTGGCGACGCTGCAGGTGCTGGAGCGCACCCTGCCGGACTCCGGGACGGGACTCGCCGAGTGGTGGGCCTCGCACGGTGCCGACGATGGTTCGTGGGCGTCCACGACCTATCGGGAGCTGATCGACCGGGCGGGGCCTGCCGGGGAACGGCACGCCAGTACGATCTCCCTCGCCCTGGACATGGGGGCAGCGGCCCGGCAGATCCGCACCGCCGGCGGCGGGATGCGGGGCGCGGCGGCGGTGCTGCGGCAGGAGATGGCGACGCTCACCGCAGCGCTACGGGCCGCAGACCTTACCCCGTCGGGGTGGCTGGGCACGGGGCAGATCGCGGTGATTCTGCGTTCAGCCTACGACCCGGCGATCGCGGCCACGTTGGAGCGGCACGGGCAGCTTGGGCAGGACCTCGCCACTGCCGGGCCGGTGGCGGTGAACGAGTCCTGGTCGCGGCTGCGCACCGACTCCGCGCACCACGCGGTGCTGTGGGTGTCGGAGTGGCCGCGGTCGATGGTGTATCCCGGGTTCCTCTCGCCGGTGCTGCTGTCCACCGGCATCCAACGCGCGTTCTCCCTGCTGTGCACGCCGTTGCGGTCGGATCAGGCCGCCCGTGACATCCGCAAGAAGAAGGTCGAGCACATCTCCGACATGGCCCAGCGGCAACGGATAGGGCAGATCGAGGACGCCGCCCAGACCGCCGAGTACCAGGACGTGCTCCAGCAGGAAGCCGACCTCACCGCCGGGCACGGCGTGCTGCGCTACACGGGCCTCATCGCCGTGTCCGCGCCTACCGTCGATGAGCTCGATGCCGCTGTCGCCGCGATCGAGCAGGCGGCGATCCAAGCGTCCTGCGAGACCCGCCTGCTGGTCGGGCAGCAGGCGGCGGCGTTCACCGCCGCAGCGCTCCCACTGTGCCGCCGCATCTGA
- a CDS encoding SNF2-related protein, whose amino-acid sequence MFDAAKPDWARERDELRALLADDEWEAAARTTINAHYTDPLIARQLWRALTALGFQGGAVLEPGSGAGTFIGLAPDSATMTGVELDPITAAISRGLYPHAEVRAESFADTRLPEAHFDAAIGNVPFSKVVLHDPVHNATKQSMHNHFILKSLRLTRPGGLVATLTSHFTMDAQSPGARREMNDLADLIGAIRLPTGAHRRAAGTEALTDLLIFRRREDGEPPADELWETVRTITLDGQPTKINAYFDEHPEQVLGELSVEQGMYGQASLKVTADVDRLENDLAGAIDALVFSARRGGLVMTERTAAQQSRRAAFTPSPPEAWDGSIVVQPGGAFATVAGGGLEPFAVPKSASKELTALLGLRDRATALLAMEAATVDDTEEITEARAALRRDYQKYLGAYGPLNRYGLRPTGRTNDAGDATYARIVPTPLRLLRSDPFGPLVLALEQFDDTDQTAHQAAILSRRVVAPRAEVQGVETPADAIAVSLDRTGRIDIALIADLLGMTDHEARPALDGLVFTDPVTGELVHAPAYLSGDVRAKLDDATSRAAEDPEFQRNVDALQSVLPEPLGVEDISARLGAVWISEQVHQDFLRELLRNPEVRVENPMPGMWEVRGGRQGLLSTSEWGTLRRPAPDIAQAVMEQKTILVYDEIEEADGTKRRVLNPVETAAAQEKAEALQERFAEWVWEDPARAADLVAEYNKRFNSIVLRDYTDAGDYLSLPGLAANFTPRPHQRAAVARMIAEPAAGLFHEVGAGKTAEMIMGAMEMRRMGLISKPVIVVPNHMLEQFGREWLQLYPQARVLAASSQELTADKRRLFVARASANDWDAVILTQGAFAKIPLRTETQQAYIRAQVEEVKGVLEHAEGEDRMSVKRVQRKLLALENKLKDRTDTSRDQGVCFEDTGIDYVVVDEMHMYKNLATESNIRDAAIDGSDRATDLHMKLEHLRSQGRERVVTGATATPISNSVTEAFVMQRYLRPDLLEKAGIGSFDAWAATFGQTVTQMEMAPTGNTFRMKTRFAKFQNVPEMLKLWSVFADVKTADDLQLPTPDLAARDDGARVPATVPVQPTVELEQYIESLGDRAEKVQNKQVTPDEDNMLTISTDGRKAALDIRMVLPSGGPSGPTKVDAAADAIFRVWEKTRDNEYLDTLTGQPSSVRGALQLVFSDIGTPNPDRWNAYDELHAQLVLRGMPGEAIRFMHEAKTDADKARLFAAARAGHIAVLVGSTEKMGVGTNVQARAVALYHLDCPWRPSDIAQREGRILRQGNQNPEVAIVRFVTERSFDSYMWQGVERKATFIAQLMRGRLDTREIEEIDSSALSAAEAKAISSGNPLLLEHSTVQNEVTRLRRLERAHQRNESMLVHTRDRARDDARRAQADIEGLEAAAPRVRDTGGDRFRMRLHGHNYDSRVDAGHALMAWARDSGFTSVPFYTSRDYGMIGSISGFDIRLSTHPMLRTLMVEVGLVGVPRSSFSMSREAFLDGATGLIQRIENRVSGIPTLLEQARSDRDIAQQSAAEAQARIGLPFKHATALTEAEEDLTRVEAQLAAMQDNGEPEPTATERASLTVEVVNAHRPALGIRSHPDRHPAAFEPKTPGAPVGRENGRNLGP is encoded by the coding sequence GTGTTCGACGCCGCGAAGCCGGACTGGGCGCGGGAGCGTGACGAGTTGCGCGCCCTGCTGGCGGATGACGAGTGGGAGGCGGCCGCCCGGACGACGATCAACGCCCACTACACCGACCCGCTGATCGCGCGGCAGCTGTGGCGCGCCCTCACCGCCCTGGGCTTCCAGGGCGGCGCCGTGCTCGAACCCGGATCGGGGGCGGGAACATTCATCGGCCTCGCCCCCGACAGCGCGACCATGACCGGCGTGGAGCTTGATCCGATCACCGCGGCGATCAGCCGGGGCCTCTACCCGCACGCAGAGGTGCGGGCGGAGTCGTTCGCAGATACGCGCCTCCCGGAAGCGCACTTCGACGCGGCGATCGGGAACGTGCCCTTCTCGAAAGTGGTGCTGCACGACCCGGTGCACAACGCCACCAAGCAATCGATGCACAACCACTTCATCCTCAAGTCGCTCCGGCTGACCCGCCCGGGCGGCCTGGTGGCGACGTTGACGTCGCACTTCACGATGGATGCGCAGAGCCCCGGCGCACGGCGAGAGATGAACGACCTCGCCGACCTCATCGGCGCGATCCGTCTCCCGACCGGCGCGCACCGCAGGGCGGCCGGAACCGAGGCGCTCACCGATCTGCTCATTTTCCGACGCCGCGAAGACGGCGAACCGCCGGCGGACGAGCTGTGGGAGACCGTGCGGACGATCACGCTGGATGGTCAGCCGACGAAGATCAACGCCTACTTCGACGAGCACCCCGAACAGGTCCTCGGGGAGCTCAGCGTCGAGCAGGGCATGTACGGTCAGGCTTCACTGAAGGTCACTGCGGACGTCGATCGGCTCGAAAATGACCTCGCTGGCGCGATCGATGCGCTCGTGTTCTCCGCGCGCCGAGGCGGGCTCGTCATGACCGAGCGCACCGCTGCGCAGCAATCGCGTCGGGCAGCGTTCACCCCGTCGCCGCCGGAGGCGTGGGACGGCAGCATCGTCGTCCAGCCCGGCGGCGCCTTCGCGACCGTCGCGGGCGGCGGGCTGGAGCCGTTCGCGGTGCCGAAGTCCGCCAGCAAGGAGCTGACCGCGCTACTCGGGCTGCGCGATCGCGCGACCGCGCTGCTGGCGATGGAAGCGGCGACCGTCGATGACACCGAGGAGATCACCGAGGCGCGCGCGGCCTTGCGGCGCGACTATCAGAAGTACCTCGGCGCCTATGGACCGCTGAACAGGTACGGGCTGCGCCCGACCGGCCGCACGAACGACGCCGGTGACGCCACGTACGCGCGCATCGTCCCGACCCCGCTGCGCCTGCTGCGATCCGACCCGTTCGGCCCCCTCGTCCTGGCTCTGGAGCAGTTCGACGACACCGACCAGACGGCGCACCAGGCAGCGATCCTCTCGCGCCGGGTCGTCGCACCGCGCGCGGAGGTACAGGGCGTGGAGACCCCCGCCGACGCGATCGCGGTGAGCCTGGACAGAACCGGGCGTATCGACATCGCCCTCATCGCCGACCTGCTCGGCATGACCGACCACGAGGCGCGGCCCGCACTCGACGGGCTCGTGTTCACCGATCCGGTCACAGGCGAGCTGGTGCACGCGCCCGCATATCTCTCCGGCGACGTCCGAGCCAAGCTCGATGACGCGACCTCCCGCGCTGCGGAAGACCCGGAGTTCCAGAGGAACGTCGACGCGCTCCAGAGCGTTCTGCCCGAGCCGCTGGGAGTGGAGGACATCTCGGCGCGACTGGGGGCGGTGTGGATCAGCGAGCAGGTTCACCAAGACTTCCTTCGCGAGCTGCTGCGAAACCCCGAAGTGCGGGTGGAGAACCCGATGCCGGGCATGTGGGAAGTCCGCGGCGGACGCCAAGGCCTGCTGTCGACATCTGAATGGGGTACGTTGCGCCGCCCGGCGCCGGATATCGCGCAGGCGGTGATGGAGCAGAAGACGATCCTCGTCTACGACGAGATCGAGGAGGCGGACGGGACGAAGAGGCGGGTCCTCAACCCGGTCGAGACCGCCGCGGCGCAGGAGAAGGCCGAGGCGTTGCAGGAGCGTTTCGCCGAATGGGTGTGGGAAGACCCGGCCCGCGCCGCCGACCTGGTCGCCGAGTACAACAAGCGGTTCAACAGCATCGTGCTGCGCGACTACACCGATGCGGGCGACTACCTGTCCCTGCCAGGGCTGGCGGCGAACTTCACGCCGCGCCCGCACCAGCGTGCTGCGGTCGCCCGCATGATCGCGGAACCTGCCGCGGGGCTGTTCCACGAGGTCGGGGCGGGGAAGACGGCAGAGATGATCATGGGCGCGATGGAGATGCGCCGCATGGGTCTCATCTCTAAGCCGGTCATCGTCGTGCCGAATCACATGCTCGAGCAGTTCGGGCGGGAATGGTTGCAGCTGTACCCGCAGGCGCGAGTACTCGCCGCGTCCAGCCAGGAACTCACGGCGGACAAGCGGCGCCTGTTCGTCGCCCGCGCGTCGGCGAACGACTGGGACGCGGTGATCCTCACGCAAGGGGCGTTCGCGAAGATCCCGCTGCGCACCGAGACGCAGCAGGCGTACATCCGCGCCCAGGTCGAAGAGGTCAAGGGCGTGCTGGAGCACGCCGAGGGCGAGGACCGGATGAGCGTCAAGCGCGTGCAGCGAAAGCTCCTCGCTCTGGAGAACAAGCTCAAAGACCGCACCGACACCAGCCGCGACCAAGGGGTGTGCTTCGAGGACACGGGCATCGACTACGTGGTGGTCGACGAGATGCATATGTACAAGAACCTCGCCACCGAGTCGAACATCCGCGACGCCGCGATCGACGGCTCCGACCGCGCCACGGACCTGCATATGAAGCTCGAACACCTCCGCTCCCAAGGCCGCGAACGCGTGGTCACCGGCGCCACTGCCACGCCGATCAGCAACAGCGTGACCGAAGCGTTCGTGATGCAGCGCTACCTGCGCCCCGATCTGCTGGAGAAGGCGGGCATCGGGTCGTTCGACGCCTGGGCGGCCACGTTCGGGCAGACCGTGACGCAGATGGAGATGGCCCCGACCGGGAACACGTTCCGGATGAAGACCCGGTTCGCGAAGTTCCAGAACGTGCCAGAGATGCTCAAGCTCTGGTCGGTGTTCGCCGACGTGAAGACCGCCGACGACCTGCAACTCCCGACGCCCGACCTCGCGGCACGGGACGACGGCGCGCGGGTGCCGGCGACGGTCCCGGTGCAGCCCACCGTGGAACTGGAGCAATACATCGAATCCCTCGGTGATCGCGCGGAGAAGGTGCAGAACAAGCAAGTCACTCCGGACGAAGACAACATGCTCACCATCAGCACAGACGGGCGCAAGGCCGCACTCGACATCCGTATGGTGCTCCCATCCGGAGGGCCGTCGGGGCCGACGAAGGTGGACGCCGCCGCGGACGCGATCTTCCGTGTGTGGGAAAAGACACGCGACAACGAGTACCTCGACACCCTCACCGGGCAGCCCTCATCCGTGCGCGGCGCGTTGCAGCTGGTGTTCTCTGACATCGGCACCCCCAACCCCGACAGGTGGAACGCCTACGACGAACTCCACGCTCAGCTTGTGCTGCGCGGCATGCCCGGCGAGGCGATCCGGTTCATGCACGAAGCGAAGACCGACGCCGACAAGGCCCGACTGTTCGCCGCCGCACGCGCCGGGCACATCGCCGTGCTGGTCGGGTCGACCGAGAAGATGGGCGTCGGTACGAACGTGCAGGCCAGGGCCGTCGCGCTCTATCACCTCGACTGCCCCTGGCGCCCGTCCGATATCGCCCAGCGGGAGGGTCGCATCCTCCGGCAAGGAAACCAGAACCCCGAGGTCGCGATCGTCCGGTTCGTCACCGAGCGGTCCTTCGACTCGTATATGTGGCAGGGCGTCGAGCGGAAGGCCACATTCATCGCGCAGCTGATGCGGGGCCGCCTCGACACCCGCGAGATAGAGGAGATCGACTCCTCCGCCCTCTCGGCAGCGGAGGCGAAGGCGATCAGCTCCGGCAACCCGCTGCTGCTGGAGCACTCGACCGTCCAGAACGAAGTCACGCGCCTACGCCGGCTGGAACGCGCGCACCAACGCAACGAGTCCATGCTCGTGCACACCCGGGATCGTGCCCGCGATGATGCCCGACGAGCTCAAGCCGACATCGAAGGGCTGGAGGCCGCCGCACCGCGCGTCCGGGATACCGGCGGCGACCGGTTCCGGATGCGACTGCACGGCCACAACTACGACTCTCGCGTCGACGCCGGCCATGCCCTCATGGCTTGGGCACGGGACTCAGGCTTCACGTCGGTGCCCTTCTACACGAGTCGCGACTACGGCATGATCGGGTCGATCAGCGGATTCGACATCCGCCTGTCGACGCACCCGATGCTCAGAACGCTGATGGTCGAGGTCGGTCTCGTCGGGGTTCCTCGCAGTAGCTTCAGCATGTCCCGGGAAGCGTTTCTGGACGGCGCAACCGGACTCATCCAACGCATCGAGAACCGTGTCTCCGGCATCCCCACCCTGCTCGAGCAGGCACGCAGCGACCGTGACATCGCACAGCAGTCAGCCGCAGAAGCGCAGGCGAGGATTGGCCTGCCCTTCAAGCATGCGACCGCGCTCACCGAAGCCGAGGAAGACCTCACCCGCGTCGAGGCACAGCTCGCCGCGATGCAGGACAATGGCGAACCTGAGCCGACCGCCACCGAGCGGGCGTCACTGACCGTGGAAGTCGTGAACGCCCACAGGCCCGCACTCGGCATACGTTCACATCCGGATCGTCATCCGGCGGCATTCGAGCCCAAGACTCCCGGCGCTCCAGTCGGGCGCGAGAACGGCCGAAACCTCGGCCCGTGA